TAATCATCCGACTCAATTATTTTCATCAAATTCTTTTTATGTTGATTATGGAAAAGAGTTAAATATAAGTGTAAAAGCCGCCGGTGTAATGTGTGGTTTTTTGGGACAAGGATTTAAGCATTTTGTGATTTGGTTTAAAAAAGAACAATTGCAAAAATTAAATTGGGTAGGGAACTCAAATCAAACCGACAAAATTGTTGTGATAGATGATAAAGAAGTGGTGTATTCATCTTCTAAATCATCGTTCAAAATTTTGCAACAAGAAATTAAACATAAATCGTTTATTTGGTTAGAAAAAGAGAAATATGTTGCAAAAGAAGTCGTGAAATTAATTATTGAAACACTTCATTTACAATCCTTCAAAATTCATAGTTTATACGAACAGTTGAAAGAAATAAATGATGAATTAGATGCGTTTACTTATACTGTTTCTCACGATTTGCGCACACCTTTATCTGTCATGAAATTAAATTGTCAAATGCTTCAACGAAGTTTAAAAGACGATGAAATAAAGAATGATCGATTACAAAACGTAGTGAAAGAAATTGATCGAATGGCAGAAATGATGCAGGATTTATTGGCTTTGAGTAAGGCTAAAAAATCCGAAATTGAATTATCTAACATTCAGACAAAACCAATTATTGAGAAGATTGTGCGTGATGTATTATTGTATTACAAATCAACAAATGCAGAAGTAGTAGTAGAACATATCAATAATGTATTAGCAGATAAAACAATGTTTTATGAAGTTTTTTTGAACATCATTGGTAATGCGGTAAAATATTCATCGTTAGAATCACATCCAAAAATTAATATTTCATCAGAAATAGCTGGTGAACATGTCGTTTTTCAAGTAAAAGACAACGGAATTGGAATAAAAGATGAAGATCATGAAAAGATGTTTCAATTGTTTAGTCGAATGTCAAATACTGGAAATATTTCGGGAAATGGAGTTGGATTGGCGATTGCACATCGTATGATGAATAGAATGGATGGAGATATATCTTTTGAAAGTAAAATAGGGGAAGGAACAACTTTTGTATTAACGTTTAAAAAATGTACGGATGTTATCTGATTATTTAAAGAAAAAAACAGCAAATTATCACGCAGAAATTGAGCAAAAATTAGAATCTCACAAATTATTTAATGGCACATTTACAGATAAAAATTATTTTAAAATGTTGCAGGTTAACCACGTTTTTCTGAAATCGTATGAAGATTCGATTAAACATTTATTGAATGATAAGGATATAGAAAATTTGGCTTTAACAAAATTGAATAAATTGCCTTTAATCGAAAAAGATTTACAAGAATTAGGTATAAATGAATTACAAGTAAATAAGCAATTTGAGTTAAAAAATAGAGCAGAAGCTATCGGAGCACTTTATGTAATCGAAGGATCGATGCTTGGAGGGAATGTGATTGCAAAAACACTAAAAAAATACCCTTTTTTAGAACATAAAAGCTTTAATTATTTTGGACATTATGGTGAAAATCTTGGTTCAATCTGGAAAACTTTTATTGCTTACATTGACCAAGAATTTACAACAGAAAATGAGCAACAACAAGTTTTTGAAGGTGCAAAAAAAGCATACGAAGATCTGATTAGCTTTGCATAAATATAATTCTAAACAAAACCTCTTTTTAACCTAAAAAAAGAGGTTTTGTTTTTTTATTCAGTTTTCTATTTATTCTTCGTAAGAATATTTATATTAGACACCAATAAGATAAACAATTAAGTATGAAAAAAATTCTTACACTCACAGCGCTTGTAATTAGTGTATTTTCATTTAGTCAGACAGGGATGAAATTTGAAGAATCAGATTTTAAAACGGTTTTAGCGAAAGCAAAAAAAGAAAATAAATTAATCTTTTTAGATGCGTATGCCGCTTGGTGTGGACCTTGTAAGTTAATGGTGAAAAATATATTTCCTTTGCAAACGGTTGGCGATTATTACAATGCAAATTTTGTGAATGTAAAAATTGATATGGAAAAAGGGGAAGGAATTGAATTGGCTAAAAAATTTAAAGTTCAAGGATATCCGACATATTTATTTATTGATGGAGATGGAAACGAGGTACATCGAACAATGGGGTACGTAAAAGAGGAAGATTTTATTCAATTCGGTAAAGATGCACTTAACCCAGAAGGAAGAATGGCATCGCTTGTCAAACGTTTTGAGGATGGTGATAATGATCCAGAATTTTTGAAAAGTTTTGTGATGAAAGCGGTTTATGCTGATAGAGATTTATTTGAAAAAGCACTAATTCGTTTATATAATGTAAACAAAACAGAAGAGTTGACAAAAGACGATGTTGCTTTACTTCAATATGGAATCAGTTCAATTGAAAGTCCAACATATAAAATTTACAAAGAAAGAAAAGCAGCTATCGAGAAAGTGATTACTCCTGCAGCTTACACAAAATTTGAGAATAATTTATTATTATCAAATGTTTATAAAAAAACCTATAATAAGGATTCAAAAACCTTAGATGAAACACAATTCTTAAAACAAGCTCAAGATTTTTTAACAGAAGAAGAGGCTCAGCGGGCATTAGTTTCAATTAAAGGAAACATTGCTTATAGTAAAAAAGATTATGCAATGTGGGAATCATTGATGTTAGAAAAATACAAAGACGTATCTGCTGTTGATGCAAACGAATTAAATTCTGTTTCGTGGAGATTTTATGAAAATGTAACTGATAAAGGGGCTTTGCAAAAAGCAATTTTATGGGCACAAGAATCAGTAAAAAAGGACCAAGGTTATCACAATACCGATACCTTAGCACATTTATATAGTAAAACTGGCGACAAAGTAAATGCTAAAAAATGGGCAACAAAATCTATCGAATTGGCAAAAGCTGAAGGAGAAGATTTTGAAGGAACTCAAAAATTATTAGAAAGTTTATAATCAAATTAGAGGTATAATTCTATCAGAATCGTTACATTATTGTAACGATTTTTTTATTTATACTTTTTCGAAAAAAAAATGACATTTTTTTAATTCATTCTAAGCATAAAACGTTCTAAATTTGAAACATGAAAAAAACAATACTTAGTATATTTTCTGCAATTGTTTTAACTTTTTCTGTTACAGCAAATGCACAAGAAATTGAACCTCAAATTGTACTTGAAAATCGTGTTAATGATATCAAACAACAAGAAAAACCTTATGTGATTTTGATATCAGCAGATGGATTTCGTTATGATTATGCAGAAAAACATGGCGCTACGAATTTATTAGAATTTGCAAAAAAAGGAGTAAAAGCAGATGCAATGTATCCATCTTTTCCTTCGGTTACTTTTCCTAATCATTACACAATTGTAACAGGTTTAACTCCTATTCATCACGGTTTGGTGGGGAATAATATGTTAGATAGAGAGTCGGGAGAACGTTATTCTTTAGGAAACAGAAATGCAGTTATTAATCCGAAGTGGTACGGTGGAACGCCAATTTGGAATCTTGCAGAACAGAATAATATGTTAGCAGCTTGTTACTATTGGCCAGGTTCTGAAGCGCCAATTAATGGAATGTTACCCACTTATTCTTATAAATATTCAGAAAAATCTCCGATTGATTTTCGAGTACAACAAGTTGTAAATTGGTTAGAGTTACCTGCGGATAAACGACCTCATTTGATTACGTTCTATTTTCCTGAAGTTGATCATGCTGGACATACTTTTGGTCCAGATGCTCCTGAAACAAGGGATGCAGTTCGTTTTGTAGATGAATCGATTAAGAAATTGAATGATGAAGTTGCAAAAACTGGGTTAAACGTAAATTTTGTTTTTGTATCTGATCATGGAATGACAAGAATTGATAACGAAAATCCGTTGAAATTACCAATAAAAATCGATGAGTCTAAAATGCAAGTCGCTTCAAACGGTTCGTATGTTAGTTTATTTGTAAATGATAAAAATGATATTGAATCGATTTACAACGAATTAAAAGCAACACAAAACGATAAATTCGAGGTGTATAAAACTACAAGTGTTCCAAAAAAATATCAGTTTGATGCAAAAAATGATCGATACAATCGTATTGGTGATATTATTTTGATTGCGCATGCACCAAATTATTTTGCAAATAAAAATGCACCAAAAGGTTCGCACGGATTTTATGTAAAAGAAACACCAGAAATGAAATCAACTTTTATGGCTTGGGGACCAAATATTAAGGCTGGAAAAGAGATTAAAGTTTTTCCTAATACGCAAGTATATCCAATGATTGCTAAATTATTAGGTTTACCAATTACAGAAAAAATTGATGGAAATAATCAATTAGCCAATAAAATTTTGGTAAAGTAATTCGCAAAATATTTCAATACTTTTTCTTCTGTTAAAAATTATTAGAAATAATTAAATATTAAAATATTCAACGAACTAAAAAAAGCTTCCTTTTGGAAGCTTTTTTTAGTTCATCATTTTGAAAATATCAACTAATTGTTGGTTTATTTCTCCTGTTTGATAATCCATTGGTGCTGGCGCACTATCAATCATAATATTTCCTTCTTTATCTAAAATTAAAAAAGTTGGAATGTATTGTATTTGATAATCGTAGCCAAAATTGTTTTCTCTTCCTGCAAATAATTGTACGCCAGACATCTGATTTTCTCTTACCATTTTCTCCCAAAT
This portion of the Empedobacter stercoris genome encodes:
- a CDS encoding alkaline phosphatase family protein; protein product: MKKTILSIFSAIVLTFSVTANAQEIEPQIVLENRVNDIKQQEKPYVILISADGFRYDYAEKHGATNLLEFAKKGVKADAMYPSFPSVTFPNHYTIVTGLTPIHHGLVGNNMLDRESGERYSLGNRNAVINPKWYGGTPIWNLAEQNNMLAACYYWPGSEAPINGMLPTYSYKYSEKSPIDFRVQQVVNWLELPADKRPHLITFYFPEVDHAGHTFGPDAPETRDAVRFVDESIKKLNDEVAKTGLNVNFVFVSDHGMTRIDNENPLKLPIKIDESKMQVASNGSYVSLFVNDKNDIESIYNELKATQNDKFEVYKTTSVPKKYQFDAKNDRYNRIGDIILIAHAPNYFANKNAPKGSHGFYVKETPEMKSTFMAWGPNIKAGKEIKVFPNTQVYPMIAKLLGLPITEKIDGNNQLANKILVK
- a CDS encoding thioredoxin family protein; the protein is MKKILTLTALVISVFSFSQTGMKFEESDFKTVLAKAKKENKLIFLDAYAAWCGPCKLMVKNIFPLQTVGDYYNANFVNVKIDMEKGEGIELAKKFKVQGYPTYLFIDGDGNEVHRTMGYVKEEDFIQFGKDALNPEGRMASLVKRFEDGDNDPEFLKSFVMKAVYADRDLFEKALIRLYNVNKTEELTKDDVALLQYGISSIESPTYKIYKERKAAIEKVITPAAYTKFENNLLLSNVYKKTYNKDSKTLDETQFLKQAQDFLTEEEAQRALVSIKGNIAYSKKDYAMWESLMLEKYKDVSAVDANELNSVSWRFYENVTDKGALQKAILWAQESVKKDQGYHNTDTLAHLYSKTGDKVNAKKWATKSIELAKAEGEDFEGTQKLLESL
- a CDS encoding biliverdin-producing heme oxygenase, which codes for MLSDYLKKKTANYHAEIEQKLESHKLFNGTFTDKNYFKMLQVNHVFLKSYEDSIKHLLNDKDIENLALTKLNKLPLIEKDLQELGINELQVNKQFELKNRAEAIGALYVIEGSMLGGNVIAKTLKKYPFLEHKSFNYFGHYGENLGSIWKTFIAYIDQEFTTENEQQQVFEGAKKAYEDLISFA